The following are encoded together in the Acanthochromis polyacanthus isolate Apoly-LR-REF ecotype Palm Island chromosome 14, KAUST_Apoly_ChrSc, whole genome shotgun sequence genome:
- the LOC110968321 gene encoding xin actin-binding repeat-containing protein 2-like, protein MSSSEATVSSSRQVIPGSQQLNFNQETMVSYSDNNLASSYENHQDDTEEEFPRYTTKELRDHFERTIEEAAPHKPIKPGRDINRAKWSSNVSQSNTVISEVCEVSTTEATQDTMAAVMDYEDFPPPPAEDSDFLPPPPPDLLQMPPDSDNIPACDYSHEPPEPANQPKGPLSKEAYVKQRSMSELKRLYKHIHPEVRKNIEKECFIDYSETDNNHVESQEYMYEDDDINDEEYGEWEEILPGEVQAMRWRFENKPLDAIKDETPDEEEDNKRITQQEIILGKDVRRTAWMFETKPMDELGSQNINSTEYKNKFNKFDKGDVRAAAWLFETQTMDTLNKMHKEEDLTKEVSFTEEDGNATIYMIDNKFMASLGHTETIDESHLLSLRSVLEEINEDVKTVTSTFDTQFKCIIMGQSSQMLEIKSVRKIETELENSIASRWLFDTQPLDMTSSEPTSLKLVCSLSMEDSNKGDWGRWLFEIKTLNSLNDWESSQMEKKEIVGADVRKHCLVFETQPMDSLKDDSNARPGSIEEIIGGNVRSARHFFESSPQAARKNCPEVGKLKKTAVNEEMKGDVRHQKWRFESQPLEHIREEKKEVTRTVNVENDLTQEDGTSCRADVRKNCWVFETQPMDTLKDDSNTHPVTKEEVIAGNVKSARHYFETFPTEELKELAEVGKLKKTIALNEEKGDVRHQKWRFESQPLEHIREEKKEVIRTIDLEEIDKVDVLNYKQIFESTDLNRTDESQKILIEGVTSGSVKSNKNLFESTPLYAMQDSSGHFHEVKTVRREEVVKGDVTTCKWMFETRPIDQFGESIDKYQIIKGISKQEIESGDVKTAKWLFETQPLDAIKYFSNIEDEER, encoded by the coding sequence CCTGGACGTGACATCAATCGAGCTAAGTGGTCCTCAAATGTGAGCCAAAGCAATACAGTGATTAGTGAGGTGTGTGAAGTGTCCACTACTGAAGCAACACAAGACACAATGGCCGCAGTCATGGATTACGAGGACTTTCCACCCCCACCAGCGGAGGATTCTGACTTTCTTCCACCCCCTCCTCCAGACTTACTACAAATGCCGCCAGACAGTGACAATATTCCAGCTTGCGATTACTCCCATGAGCCTCCAGAACCAGCAAACCAGCCCAAAGGCCCACTCAGCAAAGAGGCTTACGTCAAGCAGAGGAGCATGTCCGAGCTGAAACGTCTTTACAAGCACATCCATCCTGAGGTTCGTAAGAATATTGAGAAGGAGTGCTTTATTGATTACAGTGAAACTGACAACAACCATGTAGAGAGCCAGGAGTACATGTATGAGGATGATGACATCAACGATGAAGAATACGGGGAATGGGAGGAGATTCTCCCTGGGGAGGTACAAGCAATGCGCTGGAGGTTTGAAAATAAACCACTGGATGCCATCAAAGATGAAACTCCTGATGAGgaagaagacaacaaaagaataACTCAACAGGAAATAATTCTGGGAAAAGATGTGAGGCGCACAGCGTGGATGTTTGAGACCAAGCCCATGGATGAGCTGGGTTCACAAAACATTAACTCAAcagaatacaaaaacaaatttaataaATTTGACAAGGGAGATGTCCGTGCTGCAGCGTGGCTATTTGAAACCCAAACTATGGACACTCTTAACAAAATGCATAAGGAGGAAGACTTAACGAAAGAGGTTTCATTTACAGAAGAGGATGGGAACGCTACCATTTACATGATTGATAATAAGTTCATGGCAAGCCTTGGGCACACTGAAACCATTGATGAGAGCCACCTGCTGAGTCTACGATCAGTGTTAGAGGAAATTAATGAAGACGTGAAAACTGTAACAAGTACTTTTGACACTCAGTTCAAATGTATCATCATGGGACAGTCGAGCCAGATGCTGGAGATTAAGTCTGTGCGCAAAATTGAAACTGAATTGGAGAACTCTATTGCATCACGTTGGCTTTTTGATACTCAGCCACTGGACATGACTAGCAGTGAACCTACTTCTCTGAAACTTGTGTGCAGTCTTTCCATGGAGGACAGCAATAAGGGAGACTGGGGCAGGTGGTTGTTTGAGATAAAGACACTAAATTCTCTCAATGATTGGGAGAGCTCACAAATGGAGAAGAAAGAGATTGTCGGAGCTGATGTACGCAAACACTGCTTAGTGTTTGAAACACAACCAATGGATTCTCTGAAGGATGACTCCAATGCAAGACCTGGGTCTATTGAAGAGATCATTGGGGGAAATGTTAGATCTGCAAGGCACTTTTTTGAAAGCAGCCCTCAAGCAGCCAGGAAGAATTGCCCTGAGGTCGGAAAACTTAAAAAGACAGCAGtaaatgaagaaatgaaagGGGACGTGAGACACCAAAAGTGGCGCTTTGAAAGTCAACCTCTAGAGCACAtaagagaggagaagaaagaggtcACTCGCACTGTGAATGTTGAGAACGACCTCACACAGGAGGATGGCACAAGCTGCAGGGCGGATGTTCGCAAGAACTGCTGGGTATTTGAGACCCAGCCAATGGATACTTTAAAAGATGATTCAAATACTCATCCCGTGACAAAAGAGGAAGTTATTGCGGGTAACGTGAAATCAGCCAGGCATTATTTTGAAACGTTTCCAACTGAAGAACTAAAGGAGCTGGCAGAGGTGGGCAAACTGAAGAAAACTATAGCACTTAATGAGGAGAAAGGGGATGTCAGACATCAGAAATGGCGATTTGAAAGTCAACCCCTGGAGCATatcagagaggaaaagaaagaggtTATTCGAACAATTGACCTGGAAGAAATTGATAAAGTGGACGTTTTGAACTACAAGCAAATCTTTGAAAGCACAGATTTAAACAGGACGGATGAATCTCAAAAGATTCTTATAGAGGGTGTAACATCAGGCTCtgtcaaatcaaataaaaacttgTTTGAGTCTACTCCGCTGTATGCAATGCAAGACAGCTCGGGGCACTTCCACGAGGTGAAAACTGTGCGCCGTGAGGAGGTTGTGAAAGGTGATGTAACCACTTGCAAATGGATGTTTGAAACACGACCAATCGATCAGTTTGGTGAAAGCATTGATAAATACCAGATTATTAAGGGCATATCCAAACAAGAAATAGAGTCTGGTGATGTTAAAACTGCAAAGTGGCTATTTGAAACACAACCTCTTGATGCTATTAAGTACTTCAGCAATATTGAAGATGAAGAACGGTGA